A region of the Stigmatopora nigra isolate UIUO_SnigA chromosome 10, RoL_Snig_1.1, whole genome shotgun sequence genome:
aaatgactaattgtggaaaactggaaaaaaattgtgaacCTCACCAtggtggattggacgtctatcaccgtcaaaggCATAATTCATTGTTATCCTTTTccgttcaaatagattggatgttgtAAATGGCATTCAACATCATTCATGGCATTTAAAACTAAGCAcattcccttaaaaaaattaagacatGACATCAACATACACTGTATTTCTATATATTACAATGACAGACTGTGTTTGTAAAAATGCATTTCTCGAATCCATTCCATTTTCCCATAGAAACCTATCCAAACACCCACCTGACAGATTagcaaacaaccatccacataACAGGAAGCTGCCCTCCCGGTTTCCTGTATAAGCAAAGCTCACATCCTTATAGACATGACGTTCACATGTAAAAGAGCCTGTAAATGCAGCCATGTCTCACTTGCAATGAAATTGGGCACATTGTTTGCTAATCCTTTTACTTTCAATATGCATTGTggttcaaaacaaatgaaggtgcTACCATGGCTCCCTGACATTATAGACGCTATAGTAATCTCTATATTATAGACTAGTCAAGATCCATGACCTAAAAGCCTGCAAATGTCATCACTTACTGTGGTTTTAAAATGCAAAGTCAACGTTGGCcttataaattaaaaatcataACATGGCCCTCATATTTAACACAACCAGCAGGGATATTAAAAAAGGTTACACTTTCTTTACGCTCATTTAGAATGTGCTACTTTTgcatactactaccactactaccactactactactactaccactactactaccaccactacaactactattactattactactactaccactacaacaacaacaacttctactactactaataccactacatatactttaatatatatataaaaaaaaaaagatccaaacaGTGCAATATTTCGCACTCAAGTGTAGGTTGCCTTTGTATTCTTACAGGATGCGAAGGCACATATGACAACTCAAAACTTGTCGTCCAGGTCACTGCAATTCTATGCAAAGAAGAGTGAGAACACACCCTCCCTGGGAACCGAGTTCATTCCAAAGAGGAAACAGAGGATGTACTTCCTGCGGTGGTGGCTGAACAAGTGCAACCCCATCGGTGACGTGGCCCTTTATTGTCGATGCGCTATTGAACGCTCCACCTCATTTGCCCTCTATATGTACTATGTGAACACGGGATTCCCAGCATGATGATGAAACACTTAATTTTCATCATCTGTGAGATAGTACACCTACACAGATCATCTTTTTCTACTTGAAAAGTGTCGTAAATCCTCCAAATGTCCCATTAAAGCATTTTACAACTTTAAAATACATATGTTAAAGTTTAACGGAAGAAAACAGAGTGCCACCAAATAGCTCAATAATTAAGACTACTATGTTTATTTCTTGGAAATTGTTGTTTACTGAAATTCTGTTGACATTAACTAAGCAAAGCAATAAGTCAACGCTAGACGGAAAACAGCAGTTTAAATTTAGATGACCTCCCGAGAAAGAAAACACAGCTGGGAGCTTGTTTGTGCCCCCCGGTCATGTAGACACTGACTGGCATGTGCTCCCACAAAGGAATATTGTTCAAAATATTAAGACTGAAAGCATGAGGTGGAAGAAAataactattgttttttttttttaatgaattagtATGAAACAAAGATGTTTCGTATGATTTATTTAgctcaggggtgtcagactcatttcatgtgggcaggaccattttagatataatatttagattttttttgtataaatggtttaaaagagctggattaaaagccctgaatattccgtttttttcatatatctaaaacaatgtttattttagcttgtgcttatatatttttagattttacaaaatggtttttgaactaaaaacagaagaaaatgattaaaaaagacaattattgatttaaaagggggaaaatcaagaaatttaatatacatctgtactagtgattttaatttgatcctaaaacagaaagtcggcactcatgagttactttctcgggccacaccaaatgatgcagcggaccagatttagcccccgggccgccactttgacacatttagcTTGTCGTCCACACACAAACAAGAATTTATGGTATTAAAAACTATGCCTTTCCAAAACCCTGACTAAATAGTGTTTCTCTTTCACCAAATGTGTAGCTTAGTGTCCTTCTGTGCTGCCTGATGACAATTCCTTTCAACAACCAATGAGGTGAGATCCATAAACAGTCAATATTAAGGAGAGGCATCATAAAAAGCGGTCAACGTCAATGTTAAATGTCACTGTGGGACATGAGCATACATGGGTCATCACCCAGAAACTgttaaaaatgtcttgtttgACCGGTTTTAGTGAAACCGGCGGTCATGGTTCAACCCTAAACAAGGCCCTTCGATGGCGGAGATTTTTAATTAAGCCTGAGGGCAATTTTACGACACTTTGTGTTAATGGTCCGACCAGGAAGTGAATTTAACAAAGAGAAAGTAGAAATAAAAAGGCATTCATTGTTAAACTTGGGCAAGTTACCTGGAGAACGGGTACGAATGCGTCAAGCCGAAAAAAACTCGGGCCATTTTACAAAGCAACCAATCgaagacaaaaatacattatgaGCTTTTTGGAACAATTTAGGATTCTTCCTTCAATTGCTAGCCATGAACATAAAAACAAGTGGAGGGTATATACCGAGAGTGCCATTAGGGATAATAGGTCATTAAGACTCAACTGGTTAAATCAAGCATATTGAGGCAACAAACACATTTACAAAAAGTGCCCCGGGATATTACGGCACGGTGTCCTGAAGAAAAAAGCGATAGCTTGCAGATGGGGTCCAAGTGAATTTGTGAAGCCTTAACAAAGTCGGGTTTGTGATATGACAGGCAGGCTGGCAGGCCAAAAGCTGCACTGTGCTGctaaaacatgattaaattaACCACCAATGGACAGCGTGTGCTGACGCTGGCtttttgtttaatattatttCTCCATTATGAAAACAGTGGGATGTCTTGGTCAGATTAAAGTGACACATCCACACACGGACATCATTTCTCAGTGTGGTGGCATTATGGGAGAAGTAGGCTGAAAGCTGTGGGTGGATGTATGTGTGTTTAGTTACAAAGACATCTGCTTCATTGGAAAGTCATTGGATGCACAAAATGGCCAGTCAGCAGCTTGATTTTGTGCCTGCCGATTGGCACACAGGCATCAGGATATTTATGGCCATAAGTGTAGTGGTTGCAAAGTGCCATATTGTTGTGAGTGTTAgttgtaaaaaatgacatttttcttcgTTTTGAGACAATGGAGGGAGAAAGGGATGGGTGCAGCATCTATAATTTCACTATAGTCAGAAAGCTTGTAGTCATCATGAATATGTGATGGAATATTTCAAATTTGAGGTTTTAAAATGTGTGCAAGTATTTGGAAAACATGTCTCCTAAAATGTTTCCCAAATGTTATTATTTAAGTATCTAAAGCACACTGCTGAATAAAGGGTGTATCTGGGGTAAAATAATACTACaagttgttagtttttttttcattaattaggTTTTAATTGTCATTTAGCAGGAACTGCGCTTAAACGTGACTTTGTAGGACATATTTGACATTGTTTTGCATAAACATTGATGCCATTTTGTCATTATAAGTCATATTATGTCATTGCTCAAGCTATTCCAACCACAAATCTGCTATTTTTAATAGACATGTTTCAGAATTTGAGCcaatttatgtgtatatattatatacttgTAAGCTTCCATTGCACTGCGTTACAAAAATCTACTTCTACATTGCAGCAGCATCTAGTGGTTATTGAATTCATAGTCAGGCAAGGCAGACTCCAGCAACTTATTTGCACTAGGATTGGGAGTGAGCTAGAGATGGTCCTCATCTAACTTAAACCCATCACatggcaaaaaacaacaattacaaaCTCTATACTGACAATTTCAAGTCTTGACTGGTACACacaatctatatatttttttaaatatgagagTCCTACCTCAGTTTTGGAATTCCGAACCAAAGAAATCCCCTTACGATCGAAACAAAAACCTCCTTTTATAAAAAATGACGATGCACATTCTTGATTAAAGTCCTGTTTTAATCTTTCACTATAATATTGTCAACTGTTCCTGTTATTTTCAGTAgggtaaaataatgtaaaaacatattttgatgaGATACTTTTGTTGTGTATCTTATATTGTGGATGTTAGTATataaatgatgacattttttcttactttttcactatataaGTATCAGGCATGCCTGTAGAAGGATAACATGTCATCCAGATTTTGTGCGGGGGCTTGAGGTGGTGGCTGAGCCTGTGCAGACCCTGCTGGTTCTGGGGGGGCCTGAAGCTGGGTTGGCTCTGTGGGTATATGCGATAAGTCGGGAATAGTGGCTTGTGGGGGCACCTGGGGCTGGAATTGGCCTGGCATGGGAGGTGGACAATGAGGGAGGTATTGGTTTTGGTAAAGGGGACGGACTTGGGGAAACGGGAAAGGCGGGCAGATAAAATTTGGAGGTGCAAATGGAGGGAAAAAGGGAGGAAAGGGGTACCGGAGGTTGACGGGGGGACGTAGGCCTAGCTGTGCTGGGGGACGTGGCCCTGGCTGTGGTGGGGGACGTGGCAGTGGCTGTGATGGGGGATTTTGTGGTGGCGGTTGAGGTGTAGGAGCCGCTGTGGGGGCCGGTGGGGGAGCCACTGTGGGAGAAGGGCATGGGTCCTCATTCTGGCTCTCTGTGCTCCAACATGGGACTTGGGCCTCCGTGAATGGAATTTGTGGACTTTTCTTCTCGGGTATTGACATCTTTGCTGCTCTCTGGCTTCTAGTGTCGCTAAAGTATGCAGAGGGAGGCGCGAACTCGGAATCCCGCTCGGACTGCCGCCGGCTTTTCCATTCGCTAAACATGGAttcttgaattttttaaaaaagtcagaAAGGCAAATGAGTTGAACTGTCCAGGGCTTAAATGCTTAATAACTTTTTTATGGATGCGTCTGATGGtgatttgttattttaattgcaATCCAGcaggatgctttttttttttttacagcggtGGCTTGGGAGAGGTGAAAACTGTATATTTGATTTTGGCTGTGATTTGAGCTAATTGTGCTGGACACAATGTGAAATGTAAACGGCTAGTGGGACGTCTTATTAAAAAACTAAAGGTGTGTTCTTCAATTGTGGCCTTGGTCAGTTTCTGCTGCATAAAAGATGGCAAACCCCAAAACTTTTTGAGTGCAGAGCAACTTTCAGGTCTTTTATTGACACTAGAAAGTCCCAGAATAGATagatttttggggtgggggttcATTAGTCTTAAAGGTTTGGTTATTTTAtgtttcttttcatatttttgactcctccacatatttttttttattaaattcacCTCTATTGTTGGACCAGTGGACCTGTTAATTTTGTGGTTAACTAAAAACATTTGATACTTTTTGATAGCTGGAGGCCCAATTTTTTTAGATGGTGTAATGCAACACAAACATAAGACCAAAGTACCTTTGCCTCTGTCCCACTCTCGGACATGAGGGACTCCCGGTTTGGTGTCTCTTCTTTCCTGAATTTCCACTTCCACCTTCTTCACTCTGCTGACCTCTTGTGGATCCTCAGATGGAGGCGAAGGTGCCATCTCGTCTTCTTCTAAATTGTGGCCATAATCACAGAATTAGATACTTTCTCAAATGAAAGTAACAAAGCAGAATTGAACATCATAGTGGATTTAAACCTTCTTCCAGTTGCGGGTCCTCTCCAACACCTCCCTTGGCCTTGAACTTTCTCTGCTTTATTTTAGCCAGGCGGGCCTGCAAGATggctttcttcttctctttcagtcgctctctcttgctcctTTGGTCTGTTGTCTAAAAGAAAGATGTATACAtggtttatttaaatatattttttaaattaacctgaatggcattgaaacatgatcattaac
Encoded here:
- the ccdc174 gene encoding coiled-coil domain-containing protein 174 isoform X2 translates to MDKRKKPFDVTASSLVDLKAELYRKQEQFKQQRLGQENTSTGHKPKPKVKKPNVFVKQNTGISARDEKDAEQLAEEQKNLDTSRSKLEEKAKLYEQMTKGDFPDEETEGLYLVDFAQKIIDKRKDTRPQKDADSEEEEETARLSPIPPQNPDEEWVDFVDALGRSRRCMKKDLPDFMKMDLGFKGTRQVSADLLSEDMRREIQRQEWELEEEEAMKKPVGPVHYENIRSQEARELGVGYFAFSQDAEDRRKQRETLDMLRDQTTDQRSKRERLKEKKKAILQARLAKIKQRKFKAKGGVGEDPQLEEEEDEMAPSPPSEDPQEVSRVKKVEVEIQERRDTKPGVPHVREWDRGKESMFSEWKSRRQSERDSEFAPPSAYFSDTRSQRAAKMSIPEKKSPQIPFTEAQVPCWSTESQNEDPCPSPTVAPPPAPTAAPTPQPPPQNPPSQPLPRPPPQPGPRPPAQLGLRPPVNLRYPFPPFFPPFAPPNFICPPFPFPQVRPLYQNQYLPHCPPPMPGQFQPQVPPQATIPDLSHIPTEPTQLQAPPEPAGSAQAQPPPQAPAQNLDDMLSFYRHA
- the ccdc174 gene encoding coiled-coil domain-containing protein 174 isoform X3, which encodes MDKRKKPFDVTASSLVDLKAELYRKQEQFKQQRLGQENTSTGHKPKPKVKKPNVFVKQNTGISARDEKDAEQLAEEQKNLDTSRSKLEEKAKLYEQMTKGDFPDEETEGLYLVDFAQKIIDKRKDTRPQKDADSEEEEETARLSPIPPQNPDEEWVDFVDALGRSRRCMKKDLPDFMKMDLGFKGTRQVSADLLSEDMRREIQRQEWELEEEEAMKKPVGPVHYENIRSQEARELGVGYFAFSQDAEDRRKQRETLDMLRDQTTDQRSKRERLKEKKKAILQARLAKIKQRKFKAKGGVGEDPQLEEEDEMAPSPPSEDPQEVSRVKKVEVEIQERRDTKPGVPHVREWDRGKESMFSEWKSRRQSERDSEFAPPSAYFSDTRSQRAAKMSIPEKKSPQIPFTEAQVPCWSTESQNEDPCPSPTVAPPPAPTAAPTPQPPPQNPPSQPLPRPPPQPGPRPPAQLGLRPPVNLRYPFPPFFPPFAPPNFICPPFPFPQVRPLYQNQYLPHCPPPMPGQFQPQVPPQATIPDLSHIPTEPTQLQAPPEPAGSAQAQPPPQAPAQNLDDMLSFYRHA